From a region of the Primulina eburnea isolate SZY01 chromosome 7, ASM2296580v1, whole genome shotgun sequence genome:
- the LOC140835679 gene encoding secreted RxLR effector protein 161-like: MCSPIIALIVKEDNFNIRQRPKNYLEREQMKNISYVSAVGSLIYAQVCTRPNIAFVVGMLRRYQSNPGLDQWKAAKKVMRYFQGTKDYMLMFRRTENLDVIDYSDSDYDGCIDS; this comes from the coding sequence ATGTGTTCACCAATTATAGCTCTCATTGTAAAAGAAGATAATTTCAATATAAGACAACGCCCAAAGAATTATTTAGAGCGGGAACAAATGAAAAACATTTCTTATGTTTCTGCTGTCGGAAGCTTGATCTATGCTCAGGTTTGCACTAGACCTAACATTGCATTTGTTGTTGGGATGTTGAGAAGATATCAGAGTAATCCAGGTTTAGACCAGTGGAAAGCTGCAAAGAAAGTGATGAGGTACTTTCAAGGGaccaaagattatatgcttATGTTCAGACGAACTGAGAATTTGGATGTAATTGACTACTCTGATTCAGACTATGATGGCTGCATTGATTCATGA